The genome window ACAGCTGGGGCGATGAGTTCGCCACTTAGGGTACGCACACCTTCACCAACGGCCACTACTTCAGCTGTTTTTGTATCAGCCTTGCTCGCACCGGCGAGGACAAAACCTCCAACAGTCTGTTCTTTTTCTTCTACTTTTAAGACCACACGGTCTCCTAATGGTTTTAACATATTCATTCCTCCATACGAGTTTTTTAGCACTCTCTATACGTAAGTGCTAACTTATGTTTCTATTGTATCACTTGGTCAGAAATAGTCAAGAA of Streptococcus sp. S5 contains these proteins:
- the groES gene encoding co-chaperone GroES, translating into MLKPLGDRVVLKVEEKEQTVGGFVLAGASKADTKTAEVVAVGEGVRTLSGELIAPAVKAGDHVLVESHAGIEVKDGEETYTIVGTSNILAIVE